The Rubrobacter tropicus nucleotide sequence GGCATCAGGCTTGAGGCTCTTTGGCCGGAGGCGTTTTGGCGCTCTGGCGTTCGCCGTGCTCGTGCTCGCCTGGGCGTCGTCGTTCTCGGTGGTCAAGGTTGGTCTGGGGTACGCCCCGCCGGTGCTTTTCGCCGGTGGTCGGACCTTGCTCTCCGGGATCATCATGACGGCGGTGGCGCTCGCCTGGGGCGGGAGCCTCGACTTTCGGCGGGACTGGCGGATCTTCGCGTTTCTGGGGGCCTTTAACGTCGTGTTGTTCATCGGCGCCCAGACGTTCGCCATTATGTACCTGCCCTCGGGGACGGCGGCCGTCCTGATCTACCTCCAGCCCATCCTCGTCGGCGTCTTCGCGTGGGCTGTTCTGGGCGAGTCCCTCACGCCGATGAAGGTTCTGGGCCTCCTGCTCGGGTTCGCGGGCATCGTGGCGGTGAGCTCGTCTGGGCTGCTCGGGGCCGCGGAGGAGATCACGCCGGTTGGCGTTGCCTGCGGTGTTGCCTCGGCGCTCTTCTGGGCGCTAGGCACCGTCGGTTTCAAGAAGTACGAGGCGAGGATCTCGACGCTCTGGGCCGTCGCGGTCCCGTTTCTCGCGGGCGGGGCCGTCCTTACGGCGCTCGGGCTCCTTCTGGAGAGCCCGGCGGAGATCTCCTGGACCGTTCCCCTGTTCTCGAGCGTCCTGTACTCGGCGTTCGTCGGCACGGGGCTCGCGTGGCTCCTCTTCTTCGGGCTCGTGCGGGCGGGTGAGGCGAGCCGGGTGGCCTCCTACATCTTCGTCGTGCCGCTCGCGGCGGTCGCCATAGGGGCCGTCTTTCTCGACGAGACACTCGGGCCCCCGCTCCTCGTCGGCGCGGCCCTCGTCGTCTCGGGCATCTACCTCGTGAACCGCACGCCGCGCGGGGCAAAGGAGCCGCCCGAGTAACGCCGGGCGGTTTGTGGAAAGATTTGTGGGGTCCAAGAGAAGGAGAAGGACATGGAGCAGCCGAGACCGCCGGTGCCGCCTTTCGACGAGGCAGGCGCCAGGGAGAAGGTAAAGAAGGCCCAGGACGCCTGGAACACCCGCGACCCCGAGAAGGTCGCCCTCGCCTACACGGAGGACTCGAAGTGGCGCAACCGCGACGAGTTCTTCGAGGGCAGGGAGGCGATAGTCGAGTTCCTGACCCGCAAGTGGGAGCGCGAGCTCGACTACCGCCTGATAAAGGAACTGTGGTGCTACCAGGGGAACCGCATCTCCGTGCGCTTCGAGTACGAGTCGAGGGACCAAAGCGGCCAGTGGTGGCGCTCGCACGGCAACGAGCACTGGGAGTTCGACGACAACGGCTACATGCGCCGCCGCGACGCCTCGATCAACGACTACGAGATAGACGAGTCCGAACGCAGGATCTTCTAGAGCATCTTTGCAAAGAGCTGTCAGCTTTCAGCTTTTTGCCCTTGCTGAAAGCTGATGGCTGAAAGCGGAGGCGAAGCCGCAGCGGGCTGATCGCTGATGGCGCGGGTAGCGGGGGCTTTATGCCCCCGCTACCCGCTTTGGGCTTCAGGTTCGCTTCGGGCTTACGCTGATCCTCCGAGGATGCGTTGCTAGACTCTATATCTGACGTTTTCGAGAGGGAGGGCGCTATGGTAGATCATCTGGTGTTTTTTGCCGTCAAGGAAGGGGCTTCGGCCGGGGAGGTCGAGGACCTGATCTCGTCCATCCGGGGGCTGAAGAACGAGGTTCCCGGCGTGGTCGACCTGTCGGTCGGGGAGGACTTTAGCGGCCGTTCCGGGGAATACACCCACGCGCTCTTCGCGCGGTTCGAGGACGCGGCGGGATTGCAGGAGTACATGGGACACCCCGCGCACCTCGCAGTCGTAGAGAAGCTCGGTGCGACCACGACGGGCCGCATCGTCGCGGACTACGAGTTCTAGGCCGTGCGGGAGGCCGACTACGAGAACATAAGCCCGCGCGAGCTCAAGGAGCGCCTCGACGCCGGTGACTACCCCGTGCTGCTCGACGTCCGCGAGCGGTGGGAGTACGACCTCGCGAGGATCGAAGGCGCGACCCTCGTCCCGCTCTCCGAGATAGAGGAGCGCTTTCGCGAGCTCGACCCCGGCGCCGAGACCGTCGTGATCTGCCACCACGGCGCCCGCAGCGCCCACGTCACCCGCGCCCTGAACCGGGCCGGCTTCCACTACGTCTCAAACCTCGAAGGCGGCCTCGACGCCTACGCCGACGTGGACGAGTCCGTGGGGAGGTACTGAGGAACTACACGCGGCAACGGCCGATCGTTCGCATCTTAACGAGCTTCAATTTTCATGTTACCGCTGCGTTGCCTCACGCGAGTAAGATGGCAGGCAGTCTGAGGTGTACCGTTTGCGAGGTCTTGCGGGCATCGGGGAGGCGAACTGGTGCTGAGGAACGTGGGGCTTGTGAGTGTCGCTGTTGGTGTCGCGGTCACTACGTTGTTGGCTCTGCTTCTCGAAACTATCGTGCTTCCACCGATCAACCTCTTTATGTACGATCTGTTTGCCGTCGAGCGGGCCGGAGGGGCCGTAAGCTTTACCGGGGACGCGTGGAACGCCTATATGGTCTTGAGTACCTCTCTGATGCTGGGGGCATTGCCCGTCTCTTTTCTCTTGGGGGGCGTATCGGCTGGCGTTGTAGCCCGTTCGCGACCCGCGATTAACGGTCTGACAAGCGCTGCGGTGGTCGTAGCACTCGGGTTTGCGTGGCTGCTTGCGACCGCGTTGCCCTCGCTGATGGACCCCATCAGCAACCCTGGCGAGGTGTACACCAGGTCTGAGAACCTCCAGATGCTCTTCCTGTGGGGGACTGCTTTCTGCGCCGTCACCCCGTTCGCGCTCCTCGCCGGATACCTGGGTGGCAGGTTTGGAGGGCGCCGGGGCGAACGTGCGCACCTGAACACGAATCCATGACGGCGGGTCTGGAGTACGTTGCGCGCCGGAAGACTACCCGCTCTTGAGCGTCTCCTCGACCTCCGCGTAAAGCGCGGTGGCGAGGCCCTCCGGCGTCGCAGACCTTTCCTGGAGCATCCGGGCCGCGTCGGCGACGGTGACTTCGCCCGAGATCTCGAACGTCAGAACGACCGGCTCGTCGTCCTCCAGTCCTAATCCGTCCGCGATCGCCCGTCGCACTTCGGGGGTATCCCGGCCCGTCTTCCCCGAGACCTCCTTGCTCATGGTCTTCGGGTCGAGTTCCTGGCAGATCTCGATGCCGCCGCCCATGCGCCGCTCCCACCACCACTCCGCGCCGATACCCGTGAAGTTCTCGGTTACGAGGAGGGTCGCTTTGTCCGCCAGCAGTTCGTTCAGTCTCTCCGCCATGCCGCCTTTATACCAGCGAAAGTCGGTATTTCAGCCCGGTGCTCCTGCTGATGGCCGAAAGCTGATGGCTGACTGCTCTACCGGTATACGCCCCACACGCGGTACTCGCCGTCGAAACGGGCCACGAGCACCCGGTGCTCGGAGAGGCTGGCGCTCGACTCGTACTTCGGGAAGACCATGTCGACCTGCACGCTGCGCTTTTGCAGGAGCTTGCCGTACTTGGGGCGATTGGGGCAGGCGGTCTTGTGGAACTTTTTCAGCGGCGCCTGCAGGCCTCTGAAGGCCGCCTCGGCGTAGCGGTCCTCGGAGCGGGGCACGCCGTAGATCTCAGGCACCGAGGTGAGGGCTGCCCTCGTCGCGCCGGCAATCGCCCTCGGGGGCAGCTTGTCGGGTTCCGCGTTCGGGCATTCGTTCTTCGTGGGATCCGGCTTGACCACGGGCGGGCGGGATATGTCCGGGGGCGACCCCTTCTTCGTGTCCTGGGCCAGTGCCGTGGCGCCGGCAGTTATCAGGACCAGGGCCGCAACGGCCACAACCAGAAAAGATCTCACGCTCATGGACGATCCTCCTCGCGGACGCCGCAGAACCCCACGACCGCATTGTAGGCCGGCGGGTGTTACGAGGGCGTGTCGCCGCGGATGCGTTCGTGTAACGGTTTGAGGGGGCTCTCCCCGGGGCGTGGGGGTGCGGCCTCGGGTAGACTGGGGCCTAAGCAAAGGGGGTTGGATGCTTCAAGTCAAGGATTCTATGGCCCGTGAGGTGGTAACGCTCTCACCCGGGGAGACGGCGGGGGAGGCGCTCGGCCTGTGCCGGGAGAGGCATATCCGCCACCTGCCGGTGTTGGAGGACGGTCGTTTGGTAGGCGTCGTGTCGGACAGGGATCTGCGCTCTGCGACGCCGGCTTTCGGGGACCCGGCACGGGCCGCGGCGCTCGCGGAGATCCTGGTACGGGACGTCATGGCGCGCGACGTGATCACGGCCAGGCCCGACGACCCCATAGACGAGGCGGCGAACACGATGAGGGAGAAGGGGATCAACTGCCTCCCCGTCCTCGAAGAGGACGAGCTGGTGGGCATCGTCACCTCCTCCGACGTAATGGAGGCCCTCGTCTACCTGGTGGGGGCGCACGAGCCGGGGAGCCGGATGGAGGTGGTCGTGCCCGACCGTCCCGGCACGCTCGCGGGCGTGGCCGGCCTGATCGGGGAGCTCGGCATAAACATAGTGAGCGTCGTCACCGGGCCCCAACAGGCCGGCTCGCCCCCTTCCCGCGTCGCCGTCTTCCGCGTCGACACGATAAACCCCGCGGAAGCGACCGACGTCCTGGAGAGGGCCGGCTACCGGGTGCTCTGGCCGCCCCGCCCGTGACCGGCAGGGCCGCCATAGTCCACGACCCAACCCTCGAATCCTACGGCTTCGGCGGAGACCACCCGTTCAACCCTTTACGCCTGCGCCTGACCCTGGAGCTCTGCGAGGATCTTGGCCTCCTCGAAGGCCACCCGCTCACCCCGTCGGAACCCGCCACGGACGAGGACCTCACGACGGTCCACAACCTTACCTACGTGCGGATGGTCCAGCGGGCCGGACGCGGGTCCGCGTTCCTCTCCGACCTCCTCGACTACGGCCTCGGCACGGGGGACAACCCGCTCTTTCCCGACATGCACGCCGCCTGCGCCCGCGTCGTCGGCGGCGTCCTGGAGGCCTGCCGGCTCGTGATGGGCGGCGGGGCCGACCATGCCATGTGCATCTCCGGCGGGCTCCACCACGCGATGCGCTCCAGGGCCAGCGGCTTCTGCGTGTACAACGACGCCGGCGTCGCCATCGCCCGTCTCAAGGAGGAACATCCCGGCATCCGCATCGCCTACGTCGACACCGACGCCCACCACGGCGACGGGGTGCAGTGGATGTTCTACGAAGACCCGGCAGTCCTTACCGTCTCCCTTCACGAGGCCGGACGGTACCTCTTTCCCGGAACCGGAGAGGTGGATGAGAAGGGCCGGGGGGAGGGCAGGGGCTACGCCGTCAACGTCCCCCTGCGGCCGTACACGGACGACGATTCCTTTATCTCCGCCTTCGAGGCCGTCGTGCCCGAGGTGCTGCGTGCTTTCGGTCCGGACCTGATCCTCTCCCAGAACGGCTGCGACGCCCACAAGCTCGACCCTCTGAGCCACCTCTCCGCCACGACCCGCCTCTACGAGCACACCCCGGCCAGGATGCACGACCTCGCCCACGAGCTCTGCAACGGACGCTGGGTGGCGACCGGCGGAGGGGGCTACGACATCTGGCGCGTCGTCCCGCGGGCCTGGACAGCCCTGTGGGCCGCCGTCTCCCACCAGGAGCTGCCAGAGAAGCTACCGGAGGGCTGGCTCGCGAGGTGGGGGGAGAAAAGCCCCGTCACCCTGCCCCGCCTCATGCGTGATGACCCGGACGACTACCCTCCGGGGCCGCGGGCGCGCGAGATCTCCGAAGCCAACAAACGCACGGCCGAGAAGGTCCTCGAGAAGGTGTTGCCCTACATCCGGTAGGACGAAAAAAGGTTGCGAATCCGGCCCCGTCGCGGTATTTTGGCTGGGTGATCAAGACGGCGAACCGGAGATGATAGTGCGGGAAAGAGCGACGTTGCATAGCATGACGGTACCCACCGCCTCCACCGCGGAGACCAAGCCGGGGATAAAGATAGAGCGCCGCATCACGCAGGAGCCGCCGTACAAGGTCATCCTGCACAACGACGACTTCACCCCGATGGAGCACGTGGTCGCGACCCTCAGAAAAGTCATCCCCCGCATGTCCACCCGCCAGGCCGTCTCCATAATGCTAGAAGCCCACACCAACGGCAAGGCCGTCGCCACCAAGTGCCACAAAGAGCTCGCCGAGCTCTACATGGAGAGCCTCAACAACGAGGGCCTCATCTCCACCATAGAGCCGGACTGATCTAGCCGGTCAGCCAGTCAGCAAGGATTCGCGTGGTCCAACATCGTGCGTCCGGTCGCCGGTTTGGCGGGGTATCGGATGATTCGGCAGCGACTTCACACTAACGGTCAGTTACCGCTAATGGGCGCTCAGCGATCGGTCATCCGCTCCAGGTGTTCCGGGTAACGGGCCCCTTGCACCGTGACCTGCGAAGAGACGCTCTCGATATCGCGGAGGTCGTCCGGCGTTAGTTCGATCGCCGACGCCCCGATGTTCTCGTCCAGGCGCTCCGGCCTGCGGGTGCCCGGGATCGGGACGATCCACGGCTTCTGGGCGAGCAACCAGGCTAGCGCTATCTGGGCCGGCGTCGCGTCCTTCCGCCGCGCGATCTCGCCGAGCAGGTCCACCAGGGCCCTGTTCGCCTTCCTGGCCTCCTGCGCGAAGCGGGGGATGGTGTTACGGATATCGTCGCCGGAGAACGAGGCGTTCTCGTCGATCTTGCCCGTGAGAAACCCCTTGCCCAGCGGGCTGTAGGGTACGAAGCCGATCCCGAGTTCCTCTAGAGCCGGCAGGACCTCCTCCTCGGGGCGTCGCCACCACAGCGAATACTCGCTCTGGACGGCCGCGACCGGCTGGACCGCGTGCGCGCGGCGGATCGTCCGCGCCGCCGCCTCGGACATGCCGAAGTGCCTGACCTTACCATCCTCGATCAGGTCCTTTACCGCCCCCGCAACCTCTTCGATCGGCACGTCCGGGTCGACGCGGTGCTGGTAGTAGAGGTCGATGGTCTCGATTCCGAGCCGCCTGAGGGAACCCTCGGCGGCCTGCTTGATGTGTTCGGGCCGGCTGTTCAGGCCAGTCTGCCGCCCGTCGGGATCGAAATCGAAGCCGAACTTGGTGGCGATCACGACCCGGTCCCGAAGGGGGGCCAACGCTTCGCCCACCAGCTCCTCGTTCGCGAACGGGCCGTAGACCTCGGCGGTGTCGAAGAAGGTGACGCCGCGCTCGACGGCCGACCGGATCAGGGCGATCATTTCCTGCGTGTCCCCCGGGTTCGGGCCGTAGCTCTGGCTCATGCCCATGCAGCCAAACCCGACGGCCGAGACTTCCAGGTCGTTTCCGAGTGTGCGCTTCTGCATGATGGCTCTTTCTCCCATGCGAACACGCGGAGAGGTTCCTCGAACAGGCAGCGGGGCCCTAGCCCCCGATCTGGCTCATCGTGCGGTTGCGGGACTCTTCGGGGAGGGTGAGGCCCGCGGCTGGCTTGATGCGGGCTGTCTCCCAGAGGACCTTGTGGATGGCGGGGATGGGGTCCTCGCTCCTGATGGCGTCCTTTACGGGGACGTCGAGGTCGGTGAGGAGGCAGGGGTGGATCTTGCCGTCGGCGGTGAGCCTGAGCCTGGAGCACCTGGCGCAGAAAGGCTCAGAGACGGGGGTTATGACGCCGAAGGTGCCGGGGGCGCCGTCGAACTTGTACTCGTCGGCTGGGGCCGCGGGGTCATCTTTCTCGACGGGCTTGAGGTCGCCGAGTTCCTCCTGCGCGCGGTCCAGGATCTCGCGCCCCGAGATGAAGAGCTTGCGGAAGCGGGAGCCGTCGGTGTCGCCGTTCAGCGGCATCAGCTCTATGAAGCGGACGTGCATGGGGTACTTCAAGGTCAGCTTCGCCATCTCCGCTATCTCGTCGTCGTTGACGCCGCGCATGGCGACGGCGTTGATCTTGACGGGTGAGAGCGGCGTCTCCAGCGCTGCCATCAGGGAGCGCCAGACCTTCTCGAAGTGGTTGCGGCGGGTTATGAACTGGAACTTCTCGGGCTGGAGGGTGTCGAGGGAGATGTTGATCCTGTCGAGGCCCGCCTCGACCAGCCCGCTCAGGTTCTCTTCCAAAAGATACCCGTTGCTCGTCATGGTGACCTCGTCGAAGCCGAGGTCTTTCAGCCAGCCGACAAACTTGACGACGCCGCGCCTGACGAGCGGCTCGCCGCCCGTTACGCGGACCTTGTTTACGCCGAGAAGGAGGCAGGCTTCGGCGAAGGTGAGCATCTCTTCGAGGGTCAGGATGTGGCTCTTGTCCTGGAACTTTATGTCTTCGGGCATGCAGTACTGGCAGCGGAAGTTGCAGCGGTCGGTGACGGAGATGCGCAGGTAGTCCATCTTGCGCTCGTAGCTGTCCTTTAGCTGCGTCAAAGACTTCCTCTCCTGTACCGTCCTTTCCACGACCCTGATTGTATCCGTTTTCGGAGATGATGCCGGAGAGGCCTGCGCGGGTATACTGCCCGGGTTCCGACAAGGAGATGGGGGAGAAGGCGTTGTCCCGGTGGTTCTCCACACCGCGTCTTATAGTCTACGGTTTCCTGGCGTTGATGGCGCTCGGGACCGCGCTACTCAAGCTGCCCGTCTCGACGCAGGCGGGGATCTCCTGGGCGAACGCGTTCTTTGTTTCGGTGAGTGCCGGCAGCGTTACGGGGCTCTCGACCGTTACCATACAGACCACCTTCACGACGTTCGGGCAGGTCGTGATGATGGTCCTGGTGCA carries:
- a CDS encoding acetoin utilization protein AcuC; amino-acid sequence: MTGRAAIVHDPTLESYGFGGDHPFNPLRLRLTLELCEDLGLLEGHPLTPSEPATDEDLTTVHNLTYVRMVQRAGRGSAFLSDLLDYGLGTGDNPLFPDMHAACARVVGGVLEACRLVMGGGADHAMCISGGLHHAMRSRASGFCVYNDAGVAIARLKEEHPGIRIAYVDTDAHHGDGVQWMFYEDPAVLTVSLHEAGRYLFPGTGEVDEKGRGEGRGYAVNVPLRPYTDDDSFISAFEAVVPEVLRAFGPDLILSQNGCDAHKLDPLSHLSATTRLYEHTPARMHDLAHELCNGRWVATGGGGYDIWRVVPRAWTALWAAVSHQELPEKLPEGWLARWGEKSPVTLPRLMRDDPDDYPPGPRAREISEANKRTAEKVLEKVLPYIR
- a CDS encoding DMT family transporter; translation: MRLFGRRRFGALAFAVLVLAWASSFSVVKVGLGYAPPVLFAGGRTLLSGIIMTAVALAWGGSLDFRRDWRIFAFLGAFNVVLFIGAQTFAIMYLPSGTAAVLIYLQPILVGVFAWAVLGESLTPMKVLGLLLGFAGIVAVSSSGLLGAAEEITPVGVACGVASALFWALGTVGFKKYEARISTLWAVAVPFLAGGAVLTALGLLLESPAEISWTVPLFSSVLYSAFVGTGLAWLLFFGLVRAGEASRVASYIFVVPLAAVAIGAVFLDETLGPPLLVGAALVVSGIYLVNRTPRGAKEPPE
- the clpS gene encoding ATP-dependent Clp protease adapter ClpS, encoding MTVPTASTAETKPGIKIERRITQEPPYKVILHNDDFTPMEHVVATLRKVIPRMSTRQAVSIMLEAHTNGKAVATKCHKELAELYMESLNNEGLISTIEPD
- a CDS encoding rhodanese-like domain-containing protein, whose protein sequence is MREADYENISPRELKERLDAGDYPVLLDVRERWEYDLARIEGATLVPLSEIEERFRELDPGAETVVICHHGARSAHVTRALNRAGFHYVSNLEGGLDAYADVDESVGRY
- a CDS encoding acetoin utilization AcuB family protein, whose amino-acid sequence is MLQVKDSMAREVVTLSPGETAGEALGLCRERHIRHLPVLEDGRLVGVVSDRDLRSATPAFGDPARAAALAEILVRDVMARDVITARPDDPIDEAANTMREKGINCLPVLEEDELVGIVTSSDVMEALVYLVGAHEPGSRMEVVVPDRPGTLAGVAGLIGELGINIVSVVTGPQQAGSPPSRVAVFRVDTINPAEATDVLERAGYRVLWPPRP
- the moaA gene encoding GTP 3',8-cyclase MoaA encodes the protein MTQLKDSYERKMDYLRISVTDRCNFRCQYCMPEDIKFQDKSHILTLEEMLTFAEACLLLGVNKVRVTGGEPLVRRGVVKFVGWLKDLGFDEVTMTSNGYLLEENLSGLVEAGLDRINISLDTLQPEKFQFITRRNHFEKVWRSLMAALETPLSPVKINAVAMRGVNDDEIAEMAKLTLKYPMHVRFIELMPLNGDTDGSRFRKLFISGREILDRAQEELGDLKPVEKDDPAAPADEYKFDGAPGTFGVITPVSEPFCARCSRLRLTADGKIHPCLLTDLDVPVKDAIRSEDPIPAIHKVLWETARIKPAAGLTLPEESRNRTMSQIGG
- a CDS encoding nuclear transport factor 2 family protein; the encoded protein is MEQPRPPVPPFDEAGAREKVKKAQDAWNTRDPEKVALAYTEDSKWRNRDEFFEGREAIVEFLTRKWERELDYRLIKELWCYQGNRISVRFEYESRDQSGQWWRSHGNEHWEFDDNGYMRRRDASINDYEIDESERRIF
- a CDS encoding aldo/keto reductase, coding for MQKRTLGNDLEVSAVGFGCMGMSQSYGPNPGDTQEMIALIRSAVERGVTFFDTAEVYGPFANEELVGEALAPLRDRVVIATKFGFDFDPDGRQTGLNSRPEHIKQAAEGSLRRLGIETIDLYYQHRVDPDVPIEEVAGAVKDLIEDGKVRHFGMSEAAARTIRRAHAVQPVAAVQSEYSLWWRRPEEEVLPALEELGIGFVPYSPLGKGFLTGKIDENASFSGDDIRNTIPRFAQEARKANRALVDLLGEIARRKDATPAQIALAWLLAQKPWIVPIPGTRRPERLDENIGASAIELTPDDLRDIESVSSQVTVQGARYPEHLERMTDR
- a CDS encoding Dabb family protein, with the translated sequence MVDHLVFFAVKEGASAGEVEDLISSIRGLKNEVPGVVDLSVGEDFSGRSGEYTHALFARFEDAAGLQEYMGHPAHLAVVEKLGATTTGRIVADYEF